In a single window of the Antennarius striatus isolate MH-2024 chromosome 3, ASM4005453v1, whole genome shotgun sequence genome:
- the tmem150aa gene encoding transmembrane protein 150Aa: MTAWIVLPVSLSAFSITGIWIVYAMAVMNHHVCPVENWTYNVSCMEELPRPGTPKTCCTPQDIPLISKCGSYPPESCLFSLIGNVGAFMVVMVCLLRYAQVIEHSQRCWVNTSALVSGCTNAVGLVMVGNFQVDHAKSLHYVGAGVAFPAGLLFVCLQCVLTYRVAVTALDYWMAHFRVALALGAMVSLVLSGIFFIHESFVLQHAAAICEWVFTVDILVFYGTFTYEFGTVTSETMMAGLQQSLHHGSGVMMGTRARGSTLSGATKGLKSPGGSSTSTHLNCTPESTAML, from the exons ATGACTGCCTGGATCGTCCTGCCTGTCAGCCTCTCCGCCTTCTCCATCACAGGGATATGGATCGT GTACGCCATGGCCGTGATGAACCACCACGTCTGTCCCGTGGAGAACTG GACATACAACGTGAGCTGCATGGAGGAGCTGCCCCGCCCCGGAACCCCCAAGACCTGCTGCACCCCCCAGGACATCCCCCTCATCAG TAAATGTGGCTCCTACCCGCCTGAAAGCTGCCTTTTCAGCCTGATCGGAAACGTCGGAGCCTTCATgg TGGTGATGGTGTGCCTTCTGCGCTACGCCCAGGTGATCGAGCACAGCCAGCGGTGCTGGGTGAACACCAGCGCCCTGGTGTCCGGCTGCACCAACGCCGTGGGGCTGGTCATGGTGGGGAACTTCCAG GTGGATCATGCCAAATCCCTCCACTACGTGGGGGCGGGCGTGGCGTTCCCGGCCGGGCTGCTGTTCGTGTGCCTACAGTGTGTGCTCACCTACCGGGTGGCCGTGACGGCCCTCGACTACTGGATGGCCCATTTCAGAGTGGCTCTGGCGCTGGGGGCCATGGTGTCCCTGGTCCTCA GTGGCATCTTCTTCATCCACGAAAGCTTCGTCCTGCAGCACGCCGCCGCCATCTGCGAGTGGGTGTTCACCGTGGACATCCTGGTCTTCTACGGGACCTTCACCTACGAGTTTGGCACCGTGACCAGCGAGACCATGATGGCGGGGCTCCAGCAGAGCCTGCACCACGGCTCGGGGGTGATGATGGGAACCCGAGCTCGGGGCTCCACGCTGAGCGGCGCCACCAAGGGTCTCAAGTCACCGGGGGGGAGCAGCACGTCCACGCATCTCAACTGCACCCCGGAGAGCACGGCCATGTTGTAG
- the LOC137592274 gene encoding potassium voltage-gated channel subfamily V member 2-like gives MGSTRKVVNFWNRRQSLFPNYKVTDSDANRRPSEIAYPLAKESCVKTWNSMQELSKDIYDIYAQYEDDEDDGAPHRTVLPSKNYMININVGGKPYQIAYKTAAKYPKTRIGRLATYTDHNMKLDLCDDYTVTNNEYFFDRDPDVFHSIFNFYRTGVLWIKDETCPRNFLEEINYWGVRIKNTHRCCRISFEERQDELNEQLKIQRELEAEVEIEENEELFHDMFMGQRRRAIWNLMEKPFSSVKAKLMAVASSLFVLISLVAMTLNTVEEMQYRTPTGQLSGKTYWEYVESTCIAFFAMEYLLRLVSTPDLKSFSRSVLNTVDLIAILPQFLQAILEIFDSEENYMKHEADIQAVGQVGKLGQVLRIMRLMRIFRILKLARHSTGLRAFGFTLRQCYQQVGCLFLFIAMGIFSFSAMVYTVEHDMPQTNFTSIPHAWWWAAVSISTVGYGDVYPETILGRVFAFVCIAFGIILNGLPISILFNKFSDYYSKLKSNQYTAALKQRGKVRFGRRTLQRLGQCCGGQASK, from the exons ATGGGGAGCACCAGGAAGGTGGTCAACTTCTGGAACCGGAGACAGAGTCTCTTCCCCAACTACAAAGTCACCGATTCGGACGCGAATCGAAGGCCGTCGGAGATCGCCTACCCTCTGGCCAAGGAGAGCTGCGTGAAGACATGGAACTCCATGCAGGAGCTGAGCAAAGACATCTACGACATCTACGCCCAGTACGAGGACGACGAGGACGACGGCGCCCCGCACAGGACCGTTTTACCCTCCAAGAACTACATGATCAACATCAACGTGGGTGGGAAGCCCTACCAGATCGCCTACAAGACGGCAGCCAAGTATCCCAAGACCAGGATCGGTCGCCTGGCGACGTACACGGACCACAACATGAAGCTGGACCTGTGCGACGACTACACCGTCACCAACAACGAGTACTTCTTCGACCGGGACCCGGACGTCTTCCACAGCATCTTCAACTTCTACCGGACGGGCGTCCTGTGGATCAAGGACGAGACTTGTCCCCGCAACTTCCTGGAGGAGATCAACTACTGGGGGGTGAGGATCAAGAACACCCACCGCTGCTGCCGCATCTCCTTCGAGGAGCGTCAGGACGAGCTGAACGAGCAGCTGAAGATCCAGAGGGAGCTGGAGGCCGAGGTGGAGATCGAGGAGAACGAGGAGCTCTTCCACGACATGTTCATGGGCCAGCGGCGGCGGGCCATCTGGAACCTGATGGAGAAGCCCTTCTCCTCCGTCAAAGCCAAGCTGATGGCGGTGGCCTCCAGCTTGTTCGTCCTGATCTCCCTGGTTGCCATGACGCTCAACACGGTGGAGGAGATGCAGTACAGGACGCCGACGGGGCAGCTCAGCGGCAAGACCTACTGGGAGTACGTGGAGTCCACCTGCATCGCCTTCTTCGCCATGGAGTACCTGCTGCGCCTGGTGTCCACGCCCGACCTCAAGTCCTTCAGCCGGAGCGTCCTCAACACGGTGGACCTGATCGCCATCCTGCCCCAGTTCCTCCAGGCCATCCTGGAGATCTTCGACAGCGAGGAGAACTACATGAAGCACGAGGCCGACATCCAGGCGGTGGGGCAGGTGGGGAAGCTGGGCCAGGTGCTCCGCATCATGAGGCTCATGCGGATCTTTCGGATCCTGAAGCTGGCGCGACACTCCACCGGTCTGCGGGCGTTCGGCTTCACGCTGCGTCAGTGCTACCAGCAGGTGGgctgcctcttcctcttcatcgccATGGGGATCTTCAGCTTCTCCGCCATGGTTTACACCGTGGAGCACGACATGCCGCAAACAAACTTCACCAGCATTCCTCACGCGTGGTGGTGGGCCGCG GTCAGCATCTCCACGGTGGGCTACGGTGACGTGTACCCGGAGACCATCCTGGGCCGGGTGTTCGCCTTCGTGTGCATCGCCTTCGGCATCATCCTGAACGGGCTGCCCATCTCCATCCTGTTCAACAAGTTCTCCGACTACTACTCCAAGCTCAAGTCCAACCAGTACACGGCGGCGCTCAAGCAGCGGGGGAAGGTGCGCTTCGGCCGGAGGACGCTCCAGCGGCTGGGCCAGTGCTGCGGGGGCCAGGCgagcaaataa